The Cryptosporangium minutisporangium genome has a window encoding:
- a CDS encoding class I SAM-dependent methyltransferase produces MGTAREQEQVTQWNGAKGSAWVDLAAAIDTMFEPLAELLLDVARDRPADAVLDVGCGTGGTTVALARQVGTARTVGIDIAEPMIAAARARAAAASSQAEFLRADAQDHPLPPATFGTIVSRFGVMFFADPVQAFANLRRAATDDAALRLIVWRTAEENPFMTTAERAAAPLLPNLPPRRTDGPGQFGFADAGTVRRILADSGWDDVALRPIDVPCTFPESALVPYFTRMGHLGQALPEVDDTTRAEVVRTVRAAFEPYVDGAEVRLTAACWVVDARAGQPAT; encoded by the coding sequence ATGGGGACGGCCCGCGAGCAGGAGCAGGTAACGCAGTGGAACGGCGCCAAGGGCAGCGCCTGGGTCGACCTGGCCGCGGCGATCGACACTATGTTCGAGCCACTCGCGGAGCTGCTCCTCGACGTCGCCCGCGACCGGCCCGCCGATGCGGTGCTCGACGTCGGCTGCGGGACCGGCGGCACCACGGTCGCGCTCGCCCGGCAGGTCGGCACCGCCAGGACCGTCGGCATCGACATCGCCGAGCCGATGATCGCCGCGGCCCGCGCCCGGGCCGCGGCGGCGAGCTCCCAGGCCGAGTTCCTCCGCGCCGATGCCCAGGACCACCCGCTCCCACCGGCCACGTTCGGCACGATCGTGTCCCGGTTCGGCGTCATGTTCTTCGCCGACCCGGTGCAGGCGTTCGCGAACCTGCGGCGTGCGGCCACCGACGACGCCGCACTGCGGCTGATCGTCTGGCGGACGGCCGAGGAGAACCCGTTCATGACGACGGCCGAGCGCGCCGCCGCGCCGTTGCTACCGAACCTGCCGCCGCGCCGCACGGACGGACCGGGGCAGTTCGGATTCGCGGACGCCGGCACGGTGCGACGGATTCTGGCGGACAGCGGCTGGGACGACGTCGCACTCCGGCCGATCGACGTGCCGTGCACGTTCCCGGAGAGCGCGCTGGTTCCCTACTTCACCCGGATGGGCCACCTCGGCCAGGCGCTGCCCGAGGTGGACGACACCACCCGGGCGGAGGTCGTGCGGACGGTGCGCGCGGCGTTCGAGCCGTACGTCGACGGCGCGGAGGTGCGGCTGACCGCGGCCTGCTGGGTCGTCGACGCCCGCGCGGGCCAACCCGCTACTTGA
- a CDS encoding kinase — protein MQRSPENPDPVLIVVRGNSGSGKSTVAAALQRRHGRGCALVEQDYLRRIVLRERDYPGGLAPRMVAQTARLALDHGYHVVVEGILTASRYRDVLVELAAGHRGRSTFFYLDVSLEETFRRHAARPQATLFSTADMASWYEPYDVLGAPNEHVVPESSGVEETIAFVAATGGLPQDGRTDDFLPLAAEPRAVRAQRSSARNPRTHTASG, from the coding sequence ATGCAGCGCTCACCGGAGAACCCGGACCCGGTACTGATCGTCGTGCGCGGGAACTCCGGCTCCGGCAAGAGCACGGTGGCGGCGGCGCTGCAGCGTCGCCACGGCCGCGGCTGCGCGCTCGTCGAGCAGGACTACCTGCGGCGGATCGTGCTGCGGGAGCGCGACTACCCCGGCGGCCTGGCTCCGCGGATGGTCGCGCAGACCGCCCGTCTCGCGCTCGACCACGGCTACCACGTCGTCGTCGAAGGCATCCTGACCGCGTCCCGCTACCGGGACGTCCTGGTCGAACTCGCGGCCGGCCACCGCGGCCGCAGCACGTTCTTCTACCTGGACGTCAGCCTGGAGGAAACGTTCCGGCGGCACGCGGCCCGGCCGCAGGCGACGCTGTTCAGCACCGCGGACATGGCGTCCTGGTACGAGCCGTACGACGTCCTCGGTGCGCCGAACGAGCACGTCGTACCGGAGTCGTCCGGCGTCGAGGAGACGATCGCGTTCGTCGCGGCGACCGGCGGCCTCCCGCAAGACGGCCGCACCGACGACTTCCTGCCGCTCGCCGCCGAGCCCCGTGCGGTGCGTGCTCAGCGCAGCTCGGCCCGCAACCCGCGCACCCACACCGCGTCCGGGTGA
- a CDS encoding helix-turn-helix domain-containing protein: MADLDIGEVAHRSGVPASTLRYYEERGLITSTGRRGLRRQFDPGVLQRLALIAVGRSAGFSLDDIAGMFGPDGEPHIDRVLLVEKADELDRTIRRLGALRDSLRHAANCPAPSHAECPTFRRILAAAEEQPPAAAPSPLSGPPRARPHATAAP, translated from the coding sequence ATGGCGGATCTGGACATCGGCGAGGTGGCGCACCGCTCGGGGGTACCCGCCTCGACGCTGCGGTACTACGAGGAGCGGGGCCTGATCACCTCGACCGGCCGCCGCGGCCTGCGCAGGCAGTTCGACCCGGGCGTGCTGCAGCGGCTCGCGCTGATCGCGGTCGGCCGCTCGGCCGGGTTCTCGCTCGACGACATCGCGGGCATGTTCGGCCCGGACGGGGAGCCGCACATCGACCGGGTGCTGCTCGTGGAGAAGGCGGACGAGTTGGACCGGACGATCCGGCGGCTCGGCGCGCTGCGTGATTCGCTGCGGCATGCGGCGAACTGTCCGGCGCCGAGTCACGCGGAGTGTCCGACGTTCCGCCGCATCCTCGCCGCGGCCGAGGAGCAACCTCCGGCCGCCGCGCCGAGCCCGCTGTCGGGTCCACCGCGCGCCCGGCCGCACGCCACCGCCGCCCCGTAA
- a CDS encoding FAD binding domain-containing protein has translation MKPAPFEYSAPESLDETLALLADCAERDEEAKPIAGGQSLTPMLALRLAYVDRLVDLRRVAELRGAERRDGGLWIGATTTQAAVQRSPDVTAVAPLFARATPLIGHFQIRNRGTIGGSLAHADGSAEYPAVAVALDARIEVASRRGTRTIPATEFFTGFLSTELAPDELLTGVSVPAWSGRCGYAVEEFARRHGDFAIAGVAVAVALDEDARIRRCGIGLFGVGATPVRAVDAETALIGAAADEVSTTDVGHAALSGLAGVPSDLHGSADYRKRVGAALVARALGNALREARHG, from the coding sequence ATGAAACCCGCACCGTTCGAGTACTCCGCGCCCGAGAGCCTCGACGAGACGCTCGCGCTGCTGGCCGACTGCGCCGAACGCGACGAGGAGGCGAAGCCGATCGCCGGCGGGCAGAGCCTGACCCCGATGCTCGCGCTGCGGCTGGCCTACGTCGACCGCCTGGTGGATCTGCGGCGGGTGGCGGAGTTACGCGGCGCCGAACGCCGGGACGGCGGACTGTGGATCGGCGCCACCACCACTCAGGCCGCGGTCCAGCGGTCGCCGGACGTCACCGCGGTTGCCCCGCTGTTCGCCCGCGCCACGCCGCTGATCGGGCACTTCCAGATCCGCAACCGGGGCACGATCGGGGGCTCCCTCGCGCACGCCGACGGGTCCGCGGAGTACCCGGCGGTCGCGGTCGCGCTCGACGCCCGGATCGAGGTGGCGTCGCGGCGGGGAACGCGGACGATACCCGCCACCGAGTTCTTCACCGGCTTCCTGAGCACGGAGCTGGCCCCGGACGAGCTGCTCACCGGCGTCAGCGTCCCCGCCTGGAGCGGACGCTGCGGTTACGCGGTCGAGGAGTTCGCCCGGCGGCACGGTGACTTCGCGATCGCCGGTGTGGCGGTGGCGGTCGCGCTCGACGAGGACGCCCGGATCCGACGCTGCGGCATCGGACTGTTCGGGGTCGGTGCGACGCCGGTGCGGGCCGTGGACGCCGAGACCGCGCTGATCGGTGCCGCGGCCGACGAGGTGTCCACCACCGACGTCGGGCACGCCGCACTGTCCGGGCTGGCCGGTGTCCCCTCGGACCTGCACGGATCTGCCGATTACCGCAAACGGGTGGGCGCGGCGCTGGTGGCGCGCGCTCTCGGGAACGCCCTCCGGGAGGCGCGACATGGCTGA
- a CDS encoding tetratricopeptide repeat protein yields MAAFGDASAAGETDGRVWDVALSFAGAQRPYVEQVAAVLKASGVRCFYDADEQLTLWGKFLPEELSDLYAYRAAAVVVFVSAEYAAGDWTRLERRAALDRAVRDRAERVLPARFDDTALPGLLAGLVTVDLREVEPRTFAHLLIEKLATLGVLGTGPPPGAATTRPAPVIANLPPRNPVFTGRGELLGAIERSFAEQPVAVATVRGMGGIGKTQTALEFAYQGRQGGRYTLTWWVRAESDLTLLEDLAGLAPALGTTSDQDLEFTVTEVCRRLETLSNWLLVFDDVREARVVRPWLPAGAGHVLITSRDRSWQRTATTLDIDLFTREESTSYLLRIAGTPSDSGTRAAADSLAAELGDLPLALAQAAAYVETHGLSIGGYLALYREQAGAGRLLAERIEDYPHRVATTWLIHYTALAADQPAALELLSLCAWLETDNVDLDLLLGRPEVLEGALAGELARRAATASGREELIGALVRTGLVTRLDDVRLRIHQLVAQVTRERLVEHDPEIAAAWANHALDLVYELLPDEPWKHQNWPGALELAAHATTIMGHLERAGWTPTINAGPVLGMLGQYLEARADYETAHRYLERALTIVEAMYGPQHPWVAATLGNLGNVQLQLGWLDAARASHERALRIKETTYGVEHPRVAVTLGNLGLVQQQLGELEAARATHDRAHVIFAKAWGLDHPDAVWVRGLRAELR; encoded by the coding sequence ATGGCCGCGTTCGGTGATGCGTCCGCCGCTGGTGAGACGGACGGTCGGGTCTGGGACGTCGCGCTGTCCTTCGCCGGAGCGCAGCGTCCTTACGTAGAACAGGTCGCCGCGGTGCTCAAGGCGTCCGGGGTGCGATGTTTTTACGACGCGGACGAGCAGCTCACGCTCTGGGGGAAGTTCCTGCCGGAGGAGCTGTCCGACCTCTACGCGTATCGGGCCGCGGCGGTCGTCGTGTTCGTTTCCGCCGAGTACGCCGCGGGCGACTGGACGCGGCTGGAGCGTCGCGCCGCACTGGATCGCGCGGTGCGGGACCGGGCAGAGCGGGTGCTACCGGCCCGCTTCGACGACACCGCGCTGCCCGGCTTGCTCGCGGGCCTGGTGACGGTCGACCTCCGCGAAGTGGAGCCCCGGACGTTCGCCCACCTGCTGATCGAGAAGCTGGCCACGCTCGGCGTCCTCGGTACGGGGCCGCCCCCGGGCGCAGCAACGACACGACCGGCTCCGGTCATCGCGAACCTGCCGCCGCGCAACCCGGTCTTCACCGGCCGTGGTGAACTGCTCGGTGCGATCGAGCGGAGCTTCGCCGAGCAGCCGGTGGCCGTGGCCACGGTGCGCGGCATGGGGGGCATCGGCAAGACGCAGACCGCGCTGGAGTTCGCGTATCAGGGACGTCAGGGCGGCAGGTACACCCTGACCTGGTGGGTGCGGGCGGAGTCCGACCTGACGCTGCTGGAAGACCTGGCGGGATTGGCCCCCGCGCTCGGCACGACGTCCGATCAGGACCTGGAGTTCACCGTGACCGAGGTCTGCCGGCGCCTGGAGACGCTGTCGAATTGGTTGCTGGTCTTCGACGACGTGCGGGAGGCGCGGGTCGTCCGACCGTGGCTGCCGGCCGGGGCGGGCCACGTGCTGATCACCTCGCGGGACCGGTCGTGGCAGCGGACCGCGACGACGTTGGACATCGACCTCTTCACCCGCGAGGAATCGACGAGCTACCTGTTGCGGATCGCCGGTACGCCGTCCGACTCGGGGACCCGCGCCGCCGCCGACTCGCTCGCCGCGGAGCTGGGCGATCTTCCCCTCGCGCTGGCGCAGGCCGCGGCTTACGTCGAGACTCACGGCCTGTCGATCGGCGGCTACCTAGCGCTGTACCGGGAGCAGGCCGGCGCCGGTCGGCTGCTGGCCGAGCGGATCGAGGACTACCCGCACCGCGTGGCGACGACGTGGCTCATCCACTACACCGCGCTGGCGGCCGATCAGCCGGCCGCCCTCGAACTGCTCTCGCTCTGCGCGTGGCTGGAGACCGACAACGTCGATCTCGACCTCCTGCTGGGCCGCCCCGAAGTCCTCGAGGGCGCGTTGGCCGGTGAGCTGGCTCGACGGGCCGCGACGGCGTCCGGTCGGGAGGAGCTCATCGGCGCGCTAGTCAGAACCGGTCTGGTCACTCGCCTCGACGACGTTCGGCTCCGCATCCATCAACTGGTGGCGCAGGTGACCCGGGAGCGGCTCGTCGAGCACGACCCCGAGATCGCTGCCGCGTGGGCGAACCATGCCCTGGACCTGGTGTACGAGCTCCTCCCCGACGAGCCGTGGAAGCACCAGAACTGGCCGGGTGCGCTCGAACTCGCCGCCCATGCCACGACGATCATGGGACACCTCGAACGCGCCGGATGGACGCCGACCATCAACGCGGGCCCCGTCCTCGGGATGCTCGGCCAGTACCTCGAGGCACGGGCGGACTACGAGACCGCTCACCGCTACCTCGAGCGCGCGCTGACGATCGTCGAGGCGATGTACGGGCCGCAGCATCCGTGGGTCGCCGCGACGCTGGGCAACCTGGGTAACGTCCAGCTGCAGCTCGGCTGGCTGGACGCGGCGCGGGCATCGCACGAGCGAGCGCTGCGCATCAAGGAGACCACCTACGGCGTGGAGCATCCGCGGGTCGCGGTGACGCTGGGCAATCTCGGCCTCGTGCAGCAGCAGCTAGGAGAGTTGGAGGCGGCACGGGCGACGCACGATCGAGCACATGTGATCTTCGCGAAGGCGTGGGGTCTCGATCACCCGGACGCGGTGTGGGTGCGCGGGTTGCGGGCCGAGCTGCGCTGA
- a CDS encoding SRPBCC family protein, whose amino-acid sequence MKLENSLTIPVPPPAAWRVLLDLERIAPCVPGATLTGRDGDRFRGQLKVKLGPIGLLYDGVVTFVSRDEDAGVAVLEATGREKRGNGTAKAIVTCRLVGTDAATDVHVQTDLAITGKPAQFGRGALAEVAGALVAQFANNLRMELAGLK is encoded by the coding sequence ATGAAGCTCGAGAACAGCTTGACGATCCCGGTGCCGCCTCCCGCGGCGTGGCGGGTCCTGCTCGACCTGGAGCGGATCGCCCCGTGCGTGCCCGGCGCCACGCTGACCGGGCGGGACGGCGATCGCTTCCGCGGCCAGCTCAAGGTCAAGCTCGGGCCGATCGGGCTGCTCTACGACGGCGTCGTCACGTTCGTCTCCCGGGACGAGGACGCCGGTGTCGCGGTACTGGAGGCCACCGGCCGGGAGAAGCGGGGCAACGGCACCGCGAAGGCGATCGTCACGTGCCGGCTCGTCGGCACCGACGCCGCGACCGACGTGCACGTGCAGACCGACCTGGCGATCACCGGCAAACCCGCTCAGTTCGGACGCGGTGCGCTCGCCGAGGTCGCGGGCGCGCTGGTCGCCCAGTTCGCGAACAACCTCCGGATGGAGCTCGCGGGGCTCAAGTAG
- a CDS encoding xanthine dehydrogenase family protein molybdopterin-binding subunit, whose amino-acid sequence MTDVAAARYAGARLPRVEDPRLLTGHGTFVDDVVRPGMLHAHFVRSPMARARVLSIDASEALALDGVHAVFTAGDLNPDVVDHWYSLMGKHVPDTPRPPLASDEVRFVGDPVALIVAVDRYVAEDAAERVFVDYDPLPPVVDYATAVESDELVHASYPRNIAGELGGRPAEELAETFAAAAHVVEHTLHQQAYAAVPMETRGLIVEYSAPTGEMTIWASTQSPHEVRLFCSRLLGMPEHRVRVVMRDTGGGFGQKAVPQREDMCLMLAARKVPAALKWIEDRQENLVSAGQGRHEHGTARLAFDDEGRILAASIDHVQDAGAYPVPWPVQTAAVVGILFPGPYRVPAATFTTQSVFSNTTARAPYRGPWQFESLAREVLLDVAARRIGMDPIELRRRNLLRRDEMPLTNPNGMPYSDVTPLETFEHAMKLLDYDAFRREQERARAEGRYLGVGTCTYIEPTTSGHGFLGTEGATIRIEPSGTVNVYVAGGSSGNSLETTAVQLAADALGVDIADVNTIQGDTAVTPFGGGTGGSRSGSMIAGAVAETASVLRERVLAIAAHRLEAAVEDLELKHGVAAVKGAPGSELTLAEIAEIAYFQAGSLPPEIPAGLEASGRYRAQSLMIWANATHVCTCEVDVVTGAVTILRYLVSEDCGPMINPNVVEGQIAGGSVQGIGGVLFEHAAYDADGNPLATTFMDYLLPTSTEVPVIEYGHVETPGPGEGGYKGVGEGGAIGAPPAVVNAVADALAPFGVEVTRLPLGPASVVGLIEAAGA is encoded by the coding sequence ATGACCGATGTAGCCGCCGCCCGTTACGCGGGCGCCCGCCTTCCACGGGTCGAGGACCCCCGCCTGCTCACGGGTCACGGCACCTTCGTGGACGACGTGGTGCGCCCGGGGATGCTGCACGCGCACTTCGTCCGGAGCCCGATGGCCCGGGCGCGAGTCCTCAGCATCGACGCGTCCGAGGCACTCGCGCTGGACGGCGTCCACGCGGTGTTCACCGCCGGTGACCTCAACCCGGACGTCGTCGACCACTGGTACTCGCTGATGGGGAAGCACGTCCCGGACACCCCGCGGCCGCCGCTCGCCTCGGACGAGGTTCGGTTCGTCGGCGACCCGGTCGCGCTGATCGTGGCCGTCGACCGGTACGTCGCGGAGGACGCCGCCGAGCGGGTCTTCGTCGACTACGACCCGCTGCCCCCGGTCGTCGACTACGCGACCGCGGTGGAGTCCGACGAGTTGGTGCACGCGTCCTACCCGCGCAACATCGCCGGCGAGCTGGGCGGCCGCCCAGCCGAGGAGCTCGCCGAGACGTTCGCGGCGGCGGCGCACGTCGTCGAGCACACGCTCCACCAGCAGGCCTACGCGGCCGTGCCGATGGAGACCCGCGGGCTGATCGTGGAGTACTCGGCGCCGACCGGCGAGATGACGATCTGGGCGTCGACGCAGTCGCCGCACGAGGTCCGGCTGTTCTGCTCCCGGCTGCTCGGGATGCCCGAGCACCGGGTCAGGGTCGTGATGCGCGACACCGGCGGCGGCTTCGGTCAGAAGGCGGTCCCGCAGCGCGAGGACATGTGCTTGATGCTGGCCGCGCGGAAGGTCCCGGCCGCGCTGAAGTGGATCGAGGACCGGCAGGAGAACCTCGTGTCGGCCGGCCAGGGCCGCCACGAGCACGGCACCGCGCGGCTCGCGTTCGACGACGAGGGCCGGATCCTGGCGGCGTCGATCGACCACGTCCAGGACGCCGGTGCCTACCCCGTGCCGTGGCCGGTGCAGACCGCCGCGGTGGTCGGGATCCTGTTCCCCGGCCCGTACCGGGTACCGGCGGCCACGTTCACCACCCAGTCGGTGTTCTCCAACACCACCGCCCGCGCGCCGTATCGCGGGCCGTGGCAATTCGAGTCGCTCGCCCGTGAGGTGCTGCTCGACGTCGCGGCCCGCCGGATCGGCATGGACCCGATCGAGCTCCGCCGCCGGAACCTGCTGCGCCGCGACGAGATGCCGCTGACGAACCCCAACGGCATGCCGTACAGCGACGTCACGCCGCTGGAGACGTTCGAACACGCGATGAAGCTGCTGGACTACGACGCGTTCCGCCGCGAACAGGAGCGCGCCCGCGCCGAGGGCCGCTACCTCGGCGTCGGAACCTGCACTTACATCGAGCCCACCACCAGCGGGCACGGCTTCCTCGGTACCGAGGGCGCGACGATCCGGATCGAGCCGTCCGGCACGGTCAACGTCTACGTCGCCGGTGGATCCAGCGGCAACAGTCTGGAGACGACCGCGGTCCAGCTCGCCGCCGACGCGCTCGGCGTCGACATCGCCGACGTCAACACGATCCAGGGCGACACCGCGGTGACGCCGTTCGGCGGCGGCACCGGCGGTAGCCGATCGGGCTCGATGATCGCGGGAGCGGTCGCCGAGACCGCGTCCGTCCTCCGCGAGCGCGTGCTCGCGATCGCCGCGCACCGCCTGGAGGCCGCGGTCGAGGACCTGGAGCTGAAGCACGGCGTCGCCGCGGTCAAGGGTGCGCCGGGGAGCGAGCTCACGCTCGCCGAGATCGCCGAGATCGCCTACTTCCAAGCCGGCTCGCTTCCGCCCGAGATACCCGCCGGCCTGGAGGCCAGCGGCCGGTATCGGGCGCAGAGCCTGATGATCTGGGCGAACGCCACCCACGTCTGCACCTGCGAGGTCGACGTGGTGACCGGCGCCGTGACGATCCTGCGGTACCTCGTCAGCGAGGACTGCGGCCCGATGATCAACCCGAACGTGGTCGAGGGCCAGATCGCCGGTGGCAGCGTCCAGGGGATCGGTGGCGTGCTGTTCGAGCACGCCGCCTACGACGCCGACGGCAACCCGCTGGCCACGACGTTCATGGACTACCTGCTGCCGACGAGCACCGAGGTGCCGGTGATCGAGTACGGACACGTGGAGACGCCCGGCCCGGGGGAGGGCGGCTACAAGGGAGTCGGCGAGGGCGGCGCGATCGGGGCGCCGCCGGCGGTGGTGAACGCGGTGGCCGACGCGCTGGCGCCGTTCGGCGTCGAGGTCACCCGGCTGCCGCTGGGGCCGGCGTCCGTCGTCGGACTGATCGAGGCGGCGGGCGCATGA
- a CDS encoding (2Fe-2S)-binding protein, translating into MADVDIELTINGAVRRDTVPPRLTLADYLRVNCGLTGTHLGCEHGVCGACTVLLDGEAVRACLVFAVQADGAAITTIEGIAGADGQLSPVQAAFRDHHGLQCGFCTPGFVLSATTLLRDNPDPTDDEIREGLSGNLCRCTGYQGIFAAVRAAADSSAAPSKNGTS; encoded by the coding sequence ATGGCTGACGTCGACATCGAGCTGACGATCAACGGCGCGGTCCGGCGGGACACCGTCCCGCCCCGGCTGACGCTCGCCGATTACCTGCGGGTCAACTGCGGGCTGACCGGCACCCACCTGGGCTGCGAGCACGGGGTCTGCGGCGCGTGCACGGTACTGCTGGACGGCGAGGCGGTCCGCGCCTGCCTGGTCTTCGCCGTCCAGGCCGACGGCGCGGCGATCACCACGATCGAAGGCATCGCCGGAGCGGACGGGCAGCTCTCGCCGGTGCAGGCGGCCTTCCGCGACCACCACGGACTGCAATGCGGGTTCTGCACGCCCGGGTTCGTGCTCTCGGCGACCACGCTCCTGCGCGACAACCCCGACCCCACCGACGACGAGATCCGCGAGGGCTTGTCCGGGAACCTCTGCCGGTGCACCGGCTACCAGGGCATCTTCGCCGCGGTCCGCGCGGCGGCCGACTCGTCGGCGGCCCCATCGAAGAACGGAACTTCATGA